One genomic window of Thermococcus indicus includes the following:
- a CDS encoding type II toxin-antitoxin system HicA family toxin, with translation MKRRELQKALRKKGFIEKEGGRHTKYILTENGKKKRVMTILSRGKDKEELGPALVKRIMKQLHFNDPKKFDDFVKCPLSYEEYLTMLREKKVI, from the coding sequence ATGAAACGCAGAGAACTCCAAAAAGCCCTACGAAAGAAGGGCTTCATCGAAAAGGAAGGCGGGCGACACACCAAATACATCCTAACCGAGAACGGTAAGAAAAAACGCGTGATGACAATCCTCAGCAGGGGAAAGGATAAAGAAGAACTCGGGCCGGCCCTCGTGAAGAGAATAATGAAACAACTCCACTTCAACGATCCTAAAAAGTTTGACGACTTTGTGAAATGCCCCCTGAGTTATGAGGAATACCTCACCATGCTCCGAGAAAAGAAAGTGATTTAA
- the minD gene encoding cell division ATPase MinD, which produces MEGRSIVFASGKGGTGKTTTVANLGVALAQFGKEVILLDADITMANLSLVLGMEDIPITLHDVLAGEADLKDAIYEGPAGVKVIPGGLSLEKIKKAKPEKLRQLIREIGQMADFVLIDAPAGLEMTSVTALLIGKELIIVTNPEISAITDSLKTKLIAEKLGTLPLGAILNRVTNEKTELTQEEIEAILEVPVLAVIPEDPEVKRASAYGVPLVIKNPTSPSAIAIKQLAAKLAGIKWQPPEPESPIKRVFKALFGGKK; this is translated from the coding sequence TTGGAAGGCCGTTCAATTGTTTTTGCATCTGGAAAAGGTGGAACTGGTAAAACAACGACGGTTGCAAACCTGGGTGTTGCTCTGGCCCAGTTTGGAAAGGAAGTCATTCTGCTGGACGCGGACATCACGATGGCGAACCTGAGCCTCGTCCTTGGAATGGAGGACATTCCAATAACCCTCCACGACGTCCTGGCCGGCGAGGCGGACCTCAAGGACGCCATCTACGAGGGTCCAGCAGGGGTCAAGGTCATACCAGGAGGACTGAGCCTGGAGAAGATAAAGAAGGCCAAACCGGAAAAGCTCAGGCAGCTCATCAGGGAGATAGGCCAGATGGCGGATTTCGTCCTCATCGATGCTCCCGCCGGCCTCGAAATGACATCCGTTACGGCGCTCCTCATCGGTAAGGAGCTCATAATCGTTACCAACCCCGAGATATCCGCGATCACGGACTCCCTTAAAACCAAGCTCATAGCCGAGAAGCTCGGAACACTCCCCCTCGGAGCGATACTCAACAGGGTAACCAACGAGAAGACCGAACTCACCCAGGAGGAGATCGAGGCCATCCTCGAGGTTCCGGTTCTGGCCGTTATACCCGAAGACCCAGAGGTCAAGCGCGCAAGCGCCTACGGTGTCCCGCTGGTAATCAAGAACCCCACCAGCCCGTCGGCAATAGCCATTAAGCAGCTCGCTGCCAAGCTCGCGGGAATCAAGTGGCAGCCACCCGAGCCGGAGAGCCCCATAAAGAGGGTCTTCAAGGCACTCTTCGGAGGGAAGAAGTGA
- the trm5b gene encoding tRNA (guanine(37)-N1)-methyltransferase Trm5b: MLAVKVPKQEAEKARRKLIELGVLAKGYAIRREGEFILFPLIEPVEGFELVEADFERLEKRPHSYREVVEVPDEVRPLLPSSFDIIGDIAIIELPKELMPYGKAIGEAILRVHRHIKAVFAKGSKVSGEYRVRELIHLAGERRTETLHRENGIRLKLDVARVYFSPRLATERMRIFEKTRPGEVVFDMFAGVGPYAVLLAKKAKLVFAVDLNPWAVRYLEENIGLNKVDNVVPVLGDVRKVAGQLKADRVIMNLPKFADRFLREAMLSVRDGGVVHYYGFGPDGDLFSEHEAKIKTVARELGLGVEFLGERKVRPYAPRQFNIAIDFQVLK; this comes from the coding sequence ATGCTCGCGGTCAAAGTCCCCAAACAAGAGGCAGAGAAGGCCAGAAGAAAACTCATCGAACTCGGCGTCCTGGCTAAAGGATACGCCATCAGAAGAGAGGGCGAGTTTATACTCTTCCCCCTCATAGAGCCGGTTGAGGGCTTTGAGCTCGTTGAGGCAGACTTTGAGAGGCTTGAGAAAAGACCCCACAGCTACCGCGAGGTCGTCGAGGTTCCTGACGAGGTTAGACCGCTCCTCCCGAGCTCCTTCGACATAATCGGTGACATAGCGATAATCGAGCTTCCGAAGGAGCTGATGCCCTATGGAAAAGCTATCGGAGAGGCCATCCTCAGGGTTCACCGACACATAAAGGCCGTCTTCGCCAAGGGGAGCAAGGTTTCCGGGGAATACCGCGTGAGGGAACTTATTCACCTCGCTGGTGAGAGGAGGACTGAAACCCTCCACCGCGAGAACGGGATAAGGCTGAAGCTCGACGTTGCCAGAGTTTACTTCTCCCCCCGCCTCGCCACCGAGAGGATGAGGATTTTCGAGAAGACCCGGCCGGGAGAGGTTGTCTTCGATATGTTCGCCGGCGTCGGACCGTACGCGGTGCTTCTGGCCAAGAAGGCAAAGCTCGTCTTTGCCGTTGACTTGAACCCCTGGGCGGTCCGCTACCTTGAGGAGAACATCGGGCTGAACAAGGTCGACAACGTTGTGCCCGTCCTCGGGGACGTGCGGAAGGTTGCCGGACAGCTCAAGGCCGACCGCGTGATAATGAACCTCCCCAAGTTCGCCGACCGCTTTTTGAGGGAGGCCATGCTGAGCGTCAGGGACGGTGGGGTTGTCCACTACTACGGCTTCGGCCCGGATGGGGACCTGTTCTCAGAGCACGAGGCGAAGATAAAGACCGTCGCCCGGGAGCTGGGCCTTGGGGTTGAGTTCCTAGGGGAAAGAAAAGTCCGCCCCTACGCCCCGAGGCAGTTCAACATAGCGATTGACTTTCAGGTACTGAAGTGA
- a CDS encoding class I SAM-dependent methyltransferase: MHELYTALAEYYDAIYRRRAERIGKEIDFVEELFRNEAEREVTRVLDLACGTGIPTLELARRGYQVTGLDLHEEMLAVARRKAEREGLSVEFIQGNALEIDFKEEFDAVTMFFSSIMYFDDSAIQELFNSVKRALRPGGIFIADFPCWFYGGRDGPIVWDERKGDERLIITDWREVEPAFQKLRFKRLVQIVKPDGSVRAFMVDDELNIYTPREMRLLAEKHFRRVKIYGDLHELRPSDRRYWLVAVRYGSSRTYKENGFLPSFKQPRR; the protein is encoded by the coding sequence ATGCATGAGCTCTACACGGCCCTTGCCGAGTACTACGACGCGATTTATAGGAGAAGGGCCGAACGAATTGGGAAAGAGATAGACTTCGTGGAGGAGCTCTTCCGGAACGAGGCAGAGAGGGAAGTAACGCGGGTTCTCGACCTCGCCTGCGGAACCGGAATCCCAACGCTCGAACTCGCGAGGCGCGGATATCAAGTTACAGGCCTCGACCTCCACGAAGAGATGCTTGCCGTTGCGAGAAGAAAGGCCGAAAGGGAAGGGCTTAGCGTCGAGTTCATTCAGGGAAACGCGCTTGAGATTGATTTTAAGGAGGAATTTGACGCCGTGACGATGTTCTTTTCATCCATTATGTATTTCGATGATTCTGCAATTCAGGAATTATTTAATTCTGTAAAACGGGCTCTCAGGCCGGGCGGGATTTTCATCGCCGACTTCCCATGCTGGTTCTACGGCGGGAGGGACGGCCCGATAGTATGGGACGAGCGGAAGGGGGATGAGCGGTTAATCATAACCGACTGGCGCGAGGTCGAGCCCGCCTTCCAGAAGCTCCGCTTCAAGAGGCTCGTGCAGATAGTGAAGCCCGACGGGAGCGTTAGGGCCTTCATGGTGGACGATGAGCTCAACATCTACACCCCAAGAGAGATGAGGCTTTTGGCTGAGAAGCACTTCAGGCGGGTCAAAATCTACGGGGACCTTCACGAGCTGAGGCCCAGCGACAGGAGGTACTGGCTGGTGGCGGTGAGATATGGAAGTTCGCGTACTTACAAAGAAAACGGTTTTCTCCCTTCGTTCAAACAACCCCGTAGATGA
- a CDS encoding AAA family ATPase: MNAESYATLCDEVVSAVSRVYIGNEEVVRKTLAAALVNGNVLFEDHPGLGKTLLAKAFGRALGLEYRRVQFTPDLLPSDIIGTKVWRQNLGTFELLKGPVFTHVLLADEINRAPPKTQSALLEAMEERQVTIEGDTLKLERPFFVIATQNPIEYEGTYPLPEAQLDRFLLRMSVGYPKSLDDEVGILKARISWGKDDPTADMEPVMDRGTFLEMQAFVEHEVFIHDEVLKYIAGIVREVRKDERVEAGPSPRGALALLKVSKANAMMNGRDFVVPDDVKRYVIDALAHRIVLGAEYAFEGVSGQEIVEAAVKRVPVPKEFEREE; the protein is encoded by the coding sequence ATGAACGCGGAGTCCTACGCAACCCTCTGCGATGAAGTCGTTTCGGCGGTTTCCAGGGTTTACATCGGCAACGAGGAGGTTGTGAGGAAAACGCTGGCGGCGGCTCTCGTAAATGGAAACGTCCTCTTTGAGGACCATCCGGGTCTGGGGAAAACCCTGCTCGCGAAGGCCTTCGGCCGCGCCCTCGGCCTGGAGTACCGCAGGGTTCAGTTCACGCCCGACCTGCTGCCGAGCGACATCATAGGGACCAAAGTCTGGAGGCAAAACCTCGGAACGTTTGAGCTTCTGAAGGGGCCGGTTTTCACCCACGTCCTTCTGGCGGACGAGATAAACCGCGCTCCTCCCAAGACGCAGTCCGCTCTGCTCGAGGCAATGGAGGAGCGCCAGGTCACGATTGAGGGCGACACCCTGAAGCTTGAGAGGCCCTTCTTCGTGATAGCCACCCAGAACCCCATCGAGTACGAGGGAACCTACCCCCTCCCAGAGGCCCAGCTCGACAGGTTCCTCCTCAGAATGAGCGTGGGCTATCCGAAGAGCTTAGATGACGAAGTCGGAATCCTCAAGGCCAGGATATCGTGGGGCAAGGACGACCCAACGGCGGACATGGAGCCGGTCATGGACAGGGGCACGTTCCTGGAGATGCAGGCGTTCGTTGAGCACGAAGTGTTTATACACGACGAGGTTCTCAAATACATCGCGGGAATCGTCAGGGAGGTCAGGAAGGACGAAAGGGTCGAGGCGGGCCCGAGCCCCAGGGGCGCCCTGGCGCTGCTGAAGGTTTCCAAGGCGAACGCCATGATGAACGGCAGGGATTTCGTTGTTCCCGATGACGTCAAGAGGTACGTCATAGATGCGCTGGCCCACAGAATCGTCCTCGGGGCGGAGTACGCCTTTGAGGGGGTAAGCGGCCAGGAGATCGTCGAGGCGGCGGTTAAGAGGGTCCCGGTTCCCAAAGAGTTCGAGCGTGAGGAGTGA
- a CDS encoding AMP phosphorylase: MKAKVRILDVHSGRYSVFINEKEAMKAKLHPDDLVKLEAGKKTVYGSVVISGLVKEGEIGISRDVLQLHSFSEGEVVTVIPSSTPESVRYIKKKMNGEKLRKVEIETIIKDIVDRKLRDIEISSFVTSLEINGLDMDEIAALTIAMAETGDMLDIDRKPIMDVHSIGGVPGNKTNILVVPIVAAAGLTIPKTSSRAITSAAGTADVVEVFADVSFSLDEIKRIVEKIGACMVWGGALNLAPADDITIKSERALSIDPTGLMLASIMSKKYAMGSQYVLIDIPTGKGVKVESVDQARALARDFIELGKRLGQYVEVAITYGGQPIGHTVGPALEAREALQALMTGTGPGSLIEKATGLAGVLLEMGGVAPAGMGKKMAREILESGKAYQKMREIIEEQGGNPDIKPEDIPIGDKTYTFTAPTSGYITAIDNKAITGIARAAGAPEDKGAGIELYVKVGEKVKEGDPLFTIHAESEARLDQAIVFARRAEPIRIEGMVLQRIGNI, translated from the coding sequence GTGAAGGCAAAGGTAAGGATACTGGACGTGCACAGCGGGAGATATTCGGTTTTCATAAACGAGAAAGAGGCCATGAAGGCCAAGCTTCACCCGGATGATCTTGTAAAGCTTGAGGCCGGCAAGAAGACGGTTTATGGCAGCGTGGTCATAAGCGGTCTTGTCAAGGAGGGGGAGATCGGAATAAGCAGGGACGTTCTTCAGCTCCACAGCTTCTCGGAGGGTGAGGTGGTCACGGTCATCCCGAGCAGCACTCCCGAGAGCGTCCGCTACATAAAGAAGAAAATGAACGGAGAAAAGCTCCGGAAGGTGGAGATAGAGACGATAATCAAGGACATAGTCGATAGGAAGCTCCGTGACATCGAGATAAGCTCATTCGTCACCTCACTCGAGATAAACGGCCTCGATATGGACGAGATAGCGGCACTGACGATAGCCATGGCCGAGACGGGTGACATGCTCGACATAGACAGAAAGCCAATAATGGATGTCCACAGCATTGGAGGCGTCCCAGGCAACAAGACCAACATCCTTGTCGTGCCTATCGTTGCCGCCGCCGGCCTCACCATCCCGAAGACCAGTTCCCGCGCAATAACCAGCGCGGCCGGAACAGCTGATGTTGTTGAGGTCTTCGCGGACGTCAGCTTCTCCCTCGACGAGATAAAGCGAATCGTGGAGAAGATAGGCGCCTGTATGGTCTGGGGCGGTGCCCTCAATCTCGCCCCGGCCGACGACATAACCATCAAATCGGAGCGCGCCCTTAGCATCGACCCGACCGGTCTGATGCTGGCCAGCATAATGTCAAAGAAGTACGCCATGGGGAGCCAGTACGTTCTCATTGACATCCCAACCGGCAAGGGCGTCAAGGTCGAGAGTGTGGACCAGGCCAGGGCATTAGCAAGGGACTTCATCGAGCTTGGTAAGAGGCTCGGCCAGTACGTCGAGGTGGCCATAACCTACGGCGGACAGCCGATTGGACACACCGTTGGCCCGGCCCTCGAGGCCAGGGAGGCACTCCAGGCCCTCATGACAGGTACCGGTCCGGGCAGCCTCATAGAGAAGGCCACAGGGCTCGCCGGAGTCCTCCTGGAGATGGGCGGCGTTGCACCCGCAGGAATGGGCAAGAAGATGGCGCGCGAGATACTCGAGAGCGGAAAGGCCTACCAGAAGATGCGCGAGATAATAGAGGAGCAGGGAGGCAACCCGGACATCAAGCCGGAGGACATACCTATCGGCGACAAGACCTACACTTTCACCGCACCGACCAGCGGCTACATCACCGCCATAGACAACAAGGCCATTACTGGAATAGCCAGGGCAGCAGGGGCACCGGAGGACAAAGGCGCGGGAATCGAGCTGTACGTCAAGGTTGGGGAGAAGGTCAAGGAGGGCGACCCGCTCTTCACCATCCACGCGGAGAGCGAAGCCAGACTCGACCAGGCGATAGTCTTTGCAAGAAGGGCCGAGCCCATAAGGATAGAGGGGATGGTCCTCCAGAGGATAGGCAACATCTGA
- the trm10 gene encoding tRNA (guanine(9)-/adenine(9)-N1)-methyltransferase → MKTLADLFREALEEKGIDSFGVLSKRFRKSKNKLQDVAVEIVNGKGAIFRVPEKTAVAWDLNGNRVEGSLYAYAPLCMKEKFEPVLTPEELKAKLPEWPYFIIDLYHWDKHTQKEKGKVCLQVSQSYGLLRDYFTGKELAVTWANDEFKSMFHGPIDRIITYGGPTAEFLRERGINEVVLLDPWAKEVLSEKDFDVGAFIIGGIVDTGGNKKKTTPKIGEELDNAGIRVRRRKIVLKGDVIGVPDRINRILGIILKMMVEGKSMDEAVYEFQEPLHARWRLRKELPKRAIRYKVNGKTYRVVEKELFDDYSRWLKIRWEDFVKVLRELDLVALERKRIHHLNKISNARIINGRLYRIILLKKAAMLCYNC, encoded by the coding sequence ATGAAGACGCTCGCCGACCTTTTCAGGGAAGCACTGGAAGAGAAGGGCATCGATAGCTTCGGGGTGCTCTCCAAGAGATTCAGAAAGTCAAAGAACAAGCTCCAGGACGTGGCAGTGGAGATAGTCAACGGGAAGGGTGCAATATTCCGCGTCCCGGAGAAGACGGCCGTTGCGTGGGACCTGAACGGCAACCGTGTAGAAGGCTCCCTCTACGCCTACGCCCCCCTGTGCATGAAGGAGAAGTTCGAGCCTGTTTTAACACCCGAAGAGCTGAAGGCAAAGCTCCCTGAGTGGCCCTACTTCATAATCGACCTATACCACTGGGACAAGCACACCCAGAAGGAGAAGGGCAAGGTCTGCCTGCAGGTGAGCCAGAGCTACGGCCTGCTGAGGGACTACTTTACGGGAAAGGAGCTGGCCGTAACGTGGGCGAACGATGAGTTTAAATCCATGTTCCACGGCCCGATTGATAGGATAATCACCTACGGAGGCCCAACGGCGGAGTTTTTGAGGGAGAGGGGCATTAACGAAGTTGTTCTCCTCGATCCCTGGGCGAAGGAGGTCCTGAGCGAAAAGGATTTCGACGTCGGGGCTTTTATAATCGGCGGTATCGTTGACACCGGCGGGAACAAGAAGAAGACCACGCCCAAGATAGGCGAGGAGCTTGATAACGCCGGAATACGGGTACGCAGAAGGAAGATCGTTCTCAAAGGCGACGTTATAGGCGTCCCCGACAGGATAAACCGCATCCTCGGCATAATCCTGAAGATGATGGTGGAAGGAAAGTCCATGGATGAAGCAGTTTATGAGTTCCAGGAGCCTCTGCATGCGCGCTGGCGCCTGAGGAAGGAGCTCCCCAAGCGCGCAATCAGATACAAAGTGAACGGCAAGACCTACCGGGTGGTCGAGAAGGAGCTGTTCGACGATTACTCCAGGTGGCTTAAAATCCGCTGGGAGGACTTTGTGAAGGTGCTCCGCGAGCTGGATTTGGTGGCACTTGAGAGAAAAAGGATACACCACCTCAACAAGATTTCAAACGCAAGGATAATAAACGGGAGGCTGTACAGGATCATTCTGCTCAAAAAGGCGGCAATGTTGTGTTACAACTGTTGA
- a CDS encoding DUF58 domain-containing protein has product MAAARSFISTALWFIAAGIIFSMPGLAYLAVIPMTVLAVGLLADPPEGISVERELVKTNLRVGEELRVSVRLKVRRGLGFVVIRDTLPEEFALVDGSNVRAFFKGPRELVVEYEYVIKPAKRGRYRIGRSEVMGYHVFGLKPSRWGVFGEETYLSVLPRVSLPKRTRTPVTKSQIPIPVTSVSIRGVASTDFREIREYRAGDPVRFINWKASARKGEVLVNEFEKEGKKTVLFIIDATGSKVGSSVENPLEYSIQLVSSLAYYFTKRNYNVGLYVVGHGKLILPATGSKQLYILVKTLLELEEVEVEKGDFVRAVEGLKHVLIRYTPLVIYVSNLLPERLAEVREGIRRLRPIYRDKRLPMLVFDVSTYSLLEREVSSLILLEKWALRHDLLRAGVYSILWDPTREDVTSVVTKTVRLIR; this is encoded by the coding sequence ATGGCCGCGGCTCGCTCCTTCATCTCCACCGCCCTCTGGTTCATCGCAGCCGGAATAATTTTCTCCATGCCTGGACTGGCGTACCTGGCGGTAATTCCCATGACGGTGCTGGCGGTTGGTCTTTTGGCCGATCCCCCGGAGGGAATATCGGTTGAGCGGGAGCTCGTCAAAACGAACCTTCGGGTGGGGGAAGAACTGAGGGTCAGCGTGCGCCTCAAGGTCAGGCGCGGCCTCGGCTTCGTGGTGATAAGGGACACCCTCCCGGAGGAGTTCGCGCTGGTGGATGGGAGCAACGTCCGAGCGTTTTTCAAGGGGCCCCGGGAACTGGTGGTGGAGTATGAGTACGTCATCAAACCCGCGAAGAGGGGCAGGTACCGCATCGGCCGCAGTGAGGTGATGGGCTACCACGTCTTTGGGCTCAAACCGAGCAGGTGGGGTGTTTTTGGTGAAGAAACCTACCTATCGGTGCTGCCGCGCGTAAGCCTTCCGAAGAGGACCAGAACGCCCGTTACAAAGTCCCAGATTCCCATCCCCGTGACGAGCGTCTCCATCAGGGGCGTGGCCTCCACGGACTTCAGGGAGATAAGGGAGTACCGCGCGGGCGACCCCGTCCGCTTCATAAACTGGAAGGCGTCCGCCAGGAAGGGTGAGGTTCTGGTAAACGAGTTCGAGAAGGAGGGCAAAAAGACGGTGCTTTTCATCATAGACGCAACAGGCTCCAAAGTTGGCTCCTCCGTGGAAAACCCCCTGGAATACAGCATCCAGCTCGTCTCTTCCCTGGCGTACTACTTCACAAAGAGAAACTACAACGTTGGCCTCTACGTAGTGGGCCACGGAAAGCTCATCCTTCCCGCCACCGGGTCAAAGCAGCTGTATATCCTGGTTAAAACGCTCCTGGAGCTTGAAGAGGTTGAAGTTGAAAAGGGGGACTTCGTTCGCGCCGTGGAGGGCCTCAAGCACGTGCTTATCCGCTACACACCCCTGGTGATTTACGTCTCAAACCTGCTCCCCGAAAGACTGGCAGAGGTTAGGGAGGGCATAAGAAGGCTTCGTCCGATATACAGGGATAAACGGCTTCCAATGCTCGTGTTCGATGTGTCCACGTACTCGCTTCTGGAGAGGGAGGTCAGCTCGCTGATACTGCTGGAGAAGTGGGCCCTTCGGCACGACCTTCTAAGGGCGGGTGTTTACTCAATCCTCTGGGATCCGACCAGGGAAGACGTGACCTCCGTCGTCACAAAAACCGTGAGGCTGATAAGATGA
- a CDS encoding valine--tRNA ligase: MLPKTYDPNEIEPKWQKFWLDEKIYKYELDEKRPSYAIDTPPPFTSGTLHLGHVLSHTWIDIIARYKRMTGYNVLFPQGFDNHGLPTELKVEKEFGISKDQPEKFLQKCVEWTWQAIEAMRNQFIRIGYSADWDLEYHTMDDWYKAAVQKSLIEFYKKGLLYRAEHPVYWCPRCRTSLAKAEVGYVEEEGYLYYIKLPLADGSGYVPIATTRPELMPACVAVFVHPEDERYKDVVGKKVKLPIFEREVPVIADEDVDPEFGTGAVYNCTYGDEQDVVWQKRYNLPVIIAINEDGTMNERAGPYKGLRTEEARKKIAEDLEKMELLYKKEKIKHRVLRHTERSSCMAPIELLPKTQWFIKVKDFTDEIVKVAKEINWYPSDMFLRLKDWAESMDWDWVISRQRVFGTPIPFWICDNGEVILPDEDKLPVDPRFEKPPRKCSDGSEPKPVTDVLDCWVDSSITPLIITKWHEAIKGDGNAKRWFEHNFPAALRPQGTDIIRTWAFYTIFRTYMLTGEKPWKDILINGMVAGPDGRKMSKSYGNVVAPDEVIPKYGADALRLWTALAPQGEDHPFKWETVDYNFRFLQKVWNIYRFAERHLEDFDPSNAPEELEPLDRWILSRLHRLIKFATEEMERYRFNLLTRELMTFVWHEVADDYIEMIKYRLYGDDEESKLKAKAALYELLYNIMLLLAPFAPHITEELYQNLFRERVGAKSVHLLEWPKFREDRIDSEAEKLGELAREIVGAIRRYKNSHGLALNAKLKHVAIYATDSYDKIKAIEKDIAGTMNIERLEIIRGEPALEERITEIKPNFRTVGPRYGKLVPKITAYLKENAEEVAKALKETGKVEFEVDGEKVELGKDDVVIRKAVFSEGEEVETGVVGDAVIVFF; encoded by the coding sequence ATGCTTCCCAAGACCTACGACCCGAACGAGATTGAACCGAAGTGGCAGAAGTTCTGGCTGGATGAGAAAATCTACAAGTACGAGCTCGACGAGAAGAGACCGAGCTACGCGATAGATACCCCGCCCCCGTTCACGAGCGGAACGCTCCACCTCGGTCACGTACTCAGCCACACCTGGATCGACATCATAGCGCGCTATAAGAGGATGACCGGCTACAACGTGCTCTTTCCCCAGGGCTTTGACAACCACGGTCTCCCGACCGAGCTGAAGGTCGAAAAGGAGTTCGGAATAAGCAAGGATCAGCCGGAGAAGTTCCTTCAGAAGTGCGTTGAGTGGACCTGGCAGGCCATCGAAGCCATGCGCAACCAGTTCATAAGGATAGGCTATTCCGCGGACTGGGACCTGGAGTACCACACGATGGACGACTGGTACAAAGCTGCCGTGCAGAAGTCTCTCATCGAGTTCTACAAGAAAGGTCTTCTCTACCGGGCGGAGCACCCTGTTTACTGGTGCCCCCGCTGTAGGACGAGTTTGGCGAAGGCTGAGGTCGGCTACGTCGAGGAGGAAGGCTACCTCTACTACATCAAGCTTCCCTTAGCTGATGGCTCCGGCTACGTCCCGATAGCGACGACGAGGCCCGAGCTCATGCCCGCCTGTGTGGCGGTCTTCGTCCACCCCGAGGACGAGAGATACAAGGATGTCGTTGGCAAGAAGGTCAAACTGCCGATATTCGAGCGCGAAGTGCCGGTCATAGCCGATGAGGACGTTGATCCCGAATTCGGAACCGGTGCGGTTTACAACTGTACCTACGGTGACGAGCAGGACGTCGTCTGGCAGAAGCGCTACAACCTGCCCGTAATAATAGCCATCAACGAGGACGGAACGATGAACGAGAGGGCCGGGCCATACAAGGGGCTCAGGACGGAGGAGGCGAGGAAGAAGATAGCGGAAGACCTCGAAAAGATGGAACTCCTCTACAAGAAGGAGAAGATAAAGCACCGCGTTCTGAGACACACCGAGAGGAGCTCCTGTATGGCACCAATCGAGCTGCTTCCCAAGACCCAGTGGTTCATCAAGGTGAAGGACTTCACGGACGAGATAGTCAAAGTGGCGAAGGAAATCAACTGGTATCCGAGCGACATGTTCCTGAGGCTTAAGGACTGGGCAGAGTCGATGGACTGGGACTGGGTCATAAGCAGGCAGAGGGTTTTTGGAACGCCGATTCCCTTCTGGATCTGCGATAACGGCGAGGTTATCCTTCCGGATGAGGACAAGCTCCCGGTTGACCCGCGCTTTGAGAAACCGCCGAGGAAGTGCTCCGACGGGAGCGAGCCGAAGCCCGTCACCGATGTCCTCGACTGCTGGGTCGATTCGAGCATAACCCCGCTGATAATAACCAAATGGCACGAGGCCATCAAGGGTGACGGGAATGCCAAGCGCTGGTTCGAGCACAACTTCCCGGCCGCTTTGAGACCCCAGGGAACGGACATCATAAGGACGTGGGCCTTTTACACGATATTCAGAACCTACATGCTCACCGGCGAGAAGCCCTGGAAGGACATTTTAATCAACGGAATGGTGGCCGGGCCGGACGGAAGGAAGATGAGCAAGAGCTACGGAAACGTCGTTGCTCCAGATGAGGTGATTCCAAAGTACGGGGCAGATGCCCTAAGGCTCTGGACGGCCTTGGCGCCACAGGGAGAGGACCATCCCTTCAAGTGGGAGACCGTTGACTACAACTTCCGCTTCCTGCAGAAGGTCTGGAACATCTACCGCTTTGCAGAGAGACATCTGGAAGACTTCGACCCGAGCAACGCCCCGGAGGAGCTTGAGCCCCTCGACCGCTGGATTCTCTCAAGGTTACACAGGCTCATAAAGTTCGCCACCGAGGAGATGGAGCGCTACCGCTTCAACCTGCTCACGAGGGAGCTGATGACCTTCGTCTGGCACGAGGTGGCGGATGACTACATCGAGATGATTAAATACAGGCTCTACGGCGACGACGAGGAGAGCAAGCTGAAGGCGAAAGCGGCACTCTACGAGCTGCTCTACAACATAATGCTCCTCCTCGCCCCGTTCGCGCCGCACATCACCGAGGAGCTCTATCAGAACCTCTTCCGGGAGAGGGTTGGGGCGAAAAGCGTCCACCTGCTTGAGTGGCCGAAGTTCAGGGAGGACAGGATTGATAGCGAAGCCGAGAAGCTCGGCGAGCTCGCTCGCGAGATAGTCGGCGCGATAAGGCGCTACAAGAACTCCCACGGCCTGGCTCTCAACGCCAAGCTGAAGCACGTGGCAATCTATGCAACCGACAGCTACGACAAGATAAAGGCCATCGAGAAGGACATAGCCGGAACGATGAACATCGAGAGGCTCGAAATCATCAGGGGCGAGCCTGCCCTTGAAGAGCGCATCACCGAGATAAAGCCCAACTTCAGAACGGTCGGGCCGAGATACGGCAAGCTCGTGCCGAAGATTACCGCCTACCTCAAGGAAAACGCGGAAGAAGTTGCAAAGGCGCTCAAAGAAACCGGAAAGGTCGAGTTTGAAGTTGATGGAGAAAAGGTCGAGCTCGGCAAGGACGACGTGGTCATCAGGAAGGCCGTCTTTAGCGAAGGTGAAGAGGTCGAGACGGGAGTGGTTGGGGATGCGGTTATAGTGTTCTTCTGA